One Candidatus Desulfatibia profunda genomic window, CCACCGGTAACATCCAAAGTAAAATTGTCGACATAGCCCGGACTCATATTAACTTCACAACTAAACGTCCCGGTCATGGCGATGCCCTGGGGACTGCTTCCCGAAGGATTATAATAGGTGCCAACGGCGGTCCCGCTATACATACCGCTGATCCCCGACACGGCCGCATCCGGGGTAGGTTCACCGGCGATCCAGTACCCCTTATGATACAAATCGTGAACAATACTGTTGATAATAAACGTATCGACGACATACCAGTAGCCCCATTCCATGTATGAATTGCTGCCGATCGGGCCTTTGGTTACGGCCAGATTGAGATTGTCGGCGGAAACCAGTGCAGTATTAATAGCGACCTGCTTCAGGGTCGGATTGGTATTGCTGAAGCCGCCGTCAGGATTGCCGTCGATAAAGCCTTCGTCAAGAACAAGGCCATCAGCTCTTATCTTGGTTGAATTGAAATCCTGGAGTGTACTGCTGACATAAATATTGTCCAGATATGGCATCGAGGCTCGATCGGTAACCATTCCGGTAAAATAGCCTTTCCTGACCTTTCCTGCGGTTTCGATTTTAACGTCGGTTTGTTTACTGGTAACATCTTCGGCTTTATTGGCCAATTTGGTTTCGGCGGTACCCGCAGCGCCGGTATCAGCAGCGCTCACAGGGGCGGCTCCGCCGGCAGGCTTGCCTTCGGCCTTTTTACCCTCTTCTTTGGCAGCCGCGCCCGGCTCGGGTGCCTGGGTAGCGGATTCAAACTGCTGGGCCGCGTCAGGAGACGTGGGCTGCTTATTTTCGCCGCCTTCGGGGCCTGCCGCCCGGCTCTCGTTCTCATACAGCGTCTGCGTGGTGTTGTCGGCCAGGGCCGTCATATCGATCGCTCCGGTAAAACACAGCGCAATGGTCACCCAGCCGCCGGGCGAAAACTGTGCCAAAAGGTGTTGCAGACCCGTATCCGAGGCCGCGGCAAGATAGATGGGCCGGCCGGCGGCAATTTTGTCGCCCGCCTTGCGAACCTCCACCCCGAACTTGGTCCCCCGCACACCCACAACGGCCGTGGGGGTTTTGACCGAGGTGCTCGTGGTCCGGTATTTGAACAGGCGCACGGCATAGAACATGGCCTTGCCCCGCAGCATATTGAAAATCGACGTTTTCTTTTTCTCCGGACGGTTGTCGATATATTCCTCAAGGCCCAGGCGGGCATTGTCACCCATGGTGATCACATCTTCGGTGGTGAACTTGAGCCGACAGCGGGAGTCGGCCAGCGTAAAAATGCTGTCGTGCTTGAAGACCTTATCACCTGCGGCTGCAAAAAAGGCCTGGCCGGTATCTTCGTGAAGCACCACCACATGACCGATGGCGGTCTGGATGAAACCGGCATGCTGCGCGTCGGAATCGATATAAACGTCTTTGACCTCCAGATCCCTCAGATCTTCGGGAAGCGCCTCGCGGGGGACGGCATTGCCCCTGTCCGCAACCGCACCTGCCTGGGAAAACGCCGCCTGCGGCCCTAAAATCAAAAACGTCAGTGCAAACAATACCAAAAGAATATATCGTTTCATGTCTGCCTCCATATATTGTTACCCCGATTGAGCGATAACGCTCAATTAAAAGCTAGTGGTTATCCATATAACGAATAAACCAATTAACCAAACACCCAATTGAGTTTTAACTCAACTGGGGTGCTAGAACCTGCACCCGATACTGATAGTGTAAGTGTTTTTATCATAATCATACAGTTCTAAATTGGAACTATTGTCCGTATAGCTAAACGCCAAAGAGGCAAAGAAGTATTGGTAAAATCCCTGACTGATAACGGCGGTATACACATGGCGCTTGTCCGTGCGAAAATCATTGTAAAGCGCCGGCTTTTCTTCAAATTCTCTGCGGTTATACTGGTACTGCAAAAAGATCTCCGTATTGGTGTCAAAGCGGACAAAATACGAGCAGGCAAAATAGGGATCTTCATACGAATACCTGCCGGACTCG contains:
- a CDS encoding FecR domain-containing protein, whose protein sequence is MKRYILLVLFALTFLILGPQAAFSQAGAVADRGNAVPREALPEDLRDLEVKDVYIDSDAQHAGFIQTAIGHVVVLHEDTGQAFFAAAGDKVFKHDSIFTLADSRCRLKFTTEDVITMGDNARLGLEEYIDNRPEKKKTSIFNMLRGKAMFYAVRLFKYRTTSTSVKTPTAVVGVRGTKFGVEVRKAGDKIAAGRPIYLAAASDTGLQHLLAQFSPGGWVTIALCFTGAIDMTALADNTTQTLYENESRAAGPEGGENKQPTSPDAAQQFESATQAPEPGAAAKEEGKKAEGKPAGGAAPVSAADTGAAGTAETKLANKAEDVTSKQTDVKIETAGKVRKGYFTGMVTDRASMPYLDNIYVSSTLQDFNSTKIRADGLVLDEGFIDGNPDGGFSNTNPTLKQVAINTALVSADNLNLAVTKGPIGSNSYMEWGYWYVVDTFIINSIVHDLYHKGYWIAGEPTPDAAVSGISGMYSGTAVGTYYNPSGSSPQGIAMTGTFSCEVNMSPGYVDNFTLDVTGGTKSAHIQNASGTFNSNSFEITGGAWTLGTTGSETAAVYKSAHGSLYGPNGENIGGAWGMKENSLNGATGIFEGSKQ